CTTGGTCGCCATATCGACCGAGTGGTCCAGCGCGGCCTGCGCCAGGTTTGCGTTCCACGCGACCGGCCGGGCGGGCGGAAAGTAACCCTTGCCCCCGCATGTGCGGCCCTTTGATCTCGCCTGATTGACCAATGAGAGTATCTCCGGCGTGGCCTTGCCTTCGGCGGCCTTGACCGCTGCCGGCGCTTGAGGGGCCGGAGTTGCCGGGGCAGGGGGCGTCGTGGGGGCAGCGGGGGCCGGCGGCGTTGCTTCCGGCTGCTTCGCCTCGGGATCGATCTTTGCGATCGCTTCCCTGGCCTTCAGCCTCACGCTTTGAGACGGGTCCTTCTCGGCGATCTTTGAGAGCGCTTTCAACGCTTTCTTCGCGTCAGGTCCGATCATCCCAAGGATGAACGCGGCCGCCTTTCTCAGCGCCTCGTCATCGCTGGAGAGGTAATTGCGCAGTATCTCTATGGCGGGCGCCGCTGCCGGGCCGATGCCGTAGAGCGCGATGAGCGCTTCTTTGCGCACATTTAAGTCGGGATCCTTGAGCAATCCGGCGGCAGCGGTTGCTGCGGCGCCGGCCTCCTTCGGGTGCTCTCCCATCCATCCGAGCGCCCAGATTCTGGTCGATGAGTCGCCGGTCTTGAGGAGCTTTGAGATGTCCGATGCGACGATGATCCTCGCCAGGATCTCTTTCGCGGCCTTGGCTTTCTTTGGATTGTCGCCGAACGCCGCCTTGGCCAGGCCGGGGATTGCGGCTGTCGCGGCACGGTCCATCGTCTTGAGCGCCATGATGGCGGCCAGCGCGATCCTCTCGTCCGAGGAGCCTATCAGGCGGGAGAGGAGGGGCGCCGCCTTCGCGGCGTCTGCGCCGAGCTCCATCAGAGCGAACAGCGCCTCCTTCTTCACATCTAAGGACTCGTCCTCTAGCGCTGCGGCGATCATGGGCGCTGCGTCTGCGGCCTTCGACCCCATCTTTCCCAGGGCGGATATCGCCTTCATGCGCACGACGGGATCCTTGTGCGAGATCGCCTTCTTGAGTTCAGAGATGAGGGGCTTCACCTTCATCGACATGAGTTCCTGTTTGGCACTGTCCGCGATCTCGGCGTCGTTGCCCGCGAGCGCTGCCAGAAGCTCCGGCACGGTGTGTTTGCCGAGCGGGTCGGCTGCGTGCTCCGGCTGTGACGGGGGAGATGCCGGCTGAGCCTCGACTGGTCCCTCCGCAGGTATGGCGGAAGGATTCGCGATCTGTTTCAGCGCATCTGAGGCGGCCTTCCTGACCTCCGGATTGGAGGACTTCTTCCTCTTCTTGAGCGCGTCGATGACCGTTTTGTCGGCTACGCCGATCCTGCCGAGCGCCCTCGCGCACGCTATCACCGTCTTGCCGTCGCCCTGCTCCATCACCGAGAGGATGGCCGGGACGGCATCGGCCGCGTCCGGGCCTATCTGACCGTATTCGTCTATGACCGCTACGCGCGTAT
This portion of the bacterium genome encodes:
- a CDS encoding HEAT repeat domain-containing protein, with amino-acid sequence MSQSMMARQVLAAYLRDDGLSAETCKEFSGNVFSEDYIAPAQCNVLRSAMADGAIAGPDENALREMKFSDEFISEISLINRQRGMATATPLYAQNYTPPKKSSQSNSHGSGINQNQAGLAEMAIEFNATDDGISEVECQKLEQGTMPDVFLSAEQCAAVSSALGKGRDAIVTEQEAISLKKTGLSNSFVAVIQGPDGKNSLRIRMSRQSELLMFANTRVAVIDEYGQIGPDAADAVPAILSVMEQGDGKTVIACARALGRIGVADKTVIDALKKRKKSSNPEVRKAASDALKQIANPSAIPAEGPVEAQPASPPSQPEHAADPLGKHTVPELLAALAGNDAEIADSAKQELMSMKVKPLISELKKAISHKDPVVRMKAISALGKMGSKAADAAPMIAAALEDESLDVKKEALFALMELGADAAKAAPLLSRLIGSSDERIALAAIMALKTMDRAATAAIPGLAKAAFGDNPKKAKAAKEILARIIVASDISKLLKTGDSSTRIWALGWMGEHPKEAGAAATAAAGLLKDPDLNVRKEALIALYGIGPAAAPAIEILRNYLSSDDEALRKAAAFILGMIGPDAKKALKALSKIAEKDPSQSVRLKAREAIAKIDPEAKQPEATPPAPAAPTTPPAPATPAPQAPAAVKAAEGKATPEILSLVNQARSKGRTCGGKGYFPPARPVAWNANLAQAALDHSVDMATKEYFEHDGQDGSKPSTRAAAAGYPSKFVGENIGLGHMTLEEQIQGWLNSPGHCANIMKADYKEIGAAVAFGYYEQNGFSREHGNKAPYRTMVFGKR